The genomic window GCGACCGGGAGCACCCCCGGCCAGCGCCCCGGCACCAGCGGTGCGAGGGACATGAGCAGCGCGACGGACACCACGTGGACGACGGTCGCGAGCAGCGCGAGGACGACATGCGCCGCGACCGCGCGTGGGCGTTGCGGCCCGAGCACGCTCCACCGTCGCGAGGCCGCCCCGATGGCGGGGACGATCATCAGCCATGGCATCCACCAGGCGACGTTGTGATACAACAGGACGCCCCAGGATGCCGCCGGGGGCCTCACCGTCGACACCAACACCTCGCGCGCGACATCCAGCGCCAGAAAGCAGGTCACGCCAACGGCGGTCCAGCGATTGAACAACAAGCGCCGTGTGGTACCGGCGGCGGTGCTCAATGAAAGACCTTCAGGACCTGTTCCCGAAAGCTGCGGCTCAGGCGCAGTTGCTTGCCATCGTGGAGAATGACGAGGTAGTCCCCGCTGAACCAGGGCTGGATCTCCTTGATGGCGGCAAGGCGTACCGCCGTCGACCGATGAATGCGTACGAAGGCCGAGGGATCGAGCGAGGCCATCAGGGACTGAAGGGTCATGCGGATCTCATGCATCCGTCCGGGGCCGTGCAGGCGCAGGGAGTTGCCGGCGGCTTCGATCCAGTCGATCTCCTGCACGGGGACGAACTGGTAGCGCTCGCCGGCGCGCACGAGGATGCGACGGGTGTACCGCGCGGCCGACGTTCCGGCGGTGGCATTGCCTAACGCGGCCAGCAGTGCCTCGAGCCGACCCCCGTGCCCGGCGGCGCTGGTCCGTGCGCGCTCGAGTGCCCGCAGGAGGCGGGCGTCGTCGAACGGCTTGAGGACGTAGTCCACCGCCTCGACCTCAAAGGCCTGCAATGCGAACTGGTCGTGGGCCGTAACAAACACGGTCGGCGGCATCTGCGCCGGCCCGATCTCGCGGATGACGTCAAGGCCGGAGAGCCCGGGCATCTGGATATCCAGCACGACGATATCGGGCTCCAACCGTCGAATGTCGCGGATGGCATCCTCGCCGCAGGTGCTTTCGCCCACCACCTGGTACCCTGGCGCGGGGTCCAGCGCGAAGCGGATGCAATCACGCCCGAGGGCTTCGTCGTCGACGATGAGGACGGAGGTGGTGGACACGGATCGGAATGGGGTGGCAGGCGATGCCAGGGTGATCCCGAAGTGTCGTCGCTCCCGGGGGTGGTCGGAAGAGGAGAGTGACAGGGCGCGTGTCCGCGGTTCGGGTGGCACCGGGTGTTTCCGGGCCGTGCTCGGGCCGTGCGCGGGCCGCCGGGCGTCCGCCGGATCAGGTGTTCGCCGCTCATCCTGTGACCCTGCCACTCATCGGGCTCCAGCGCGAACCATCACCACGGCAAGACGCCGCGGTGACTCGTGCGTGTCTACCATGGCAACCTTTCCGGAGGCACCATGGCCGCGGTACACCGTCCGCTCATTCTCCTCTCCATTCTTGGCACCGCGACGCTCGCCCACGCGCAAGCGCCGGTACCATCCGCAGTCACGTGGGGGATCCTCGGCGGTGGCAGCAATCCCGCCGATGACTACCGACGCGGCACCGAGCGGTACACCGCCCTGGTGCTACAACGACGTGTTGCCCCACGCCACAGCCTGCGCTTCGAACTGGCGCGTGATACGGAGCTGGGCTCATCACCGCTTGGCGTGACGTGCGACCACTGCATCACATCGACGCAGTACAGCGGGACATCGTATGGGGCGATGGTGAACTGGGTCTACGAGCGGCGCGTCGGAAAGCGCGTCCGGCCGTACGTGTACTACGGGTTCGGGATCTTCCATGGGAGTTCCGAGTTCCGCCCGGGGCGCTGTCCATCGGGAACGTGTGTCCTCGGGGCATTTCAACAACCATCGGACGACGCCGGATGGGGTCAGGCCCGCGCGGCTGGCATTGGGGTCAAGGCCGAGTGGCGACGTGTGCACGCCTTTGCGGAGTTGCGAGGTTCGTACATCGGCGGAGGGGGATCCCGCGGTGCCGATGGGTTGATCATTGGGTTCAGCGTGCGGTGACCCTGCCCTGCGAGTGAAATCCCGACCTCGTCCAGGGTCCGCAGCTCGCGGCATTCTGCAGCTAGCGCTGACGGCCGGAGTACCCAAGCACTCCGCGTGTGATGAGCTGTGGTCGCGCCGACTCAGAACTCGCCGATGAACCCGATCTCCGGCTCCAGCTGAACCCCATGCTGCTGCTGCACCGCGGCCTGCGCATGCGCGATCAACGCACGCACGTCGGCCGCGGTCGCTGCCCCCAGGTTGACCATGATGTTGGCATGCATGTGTGAGATCTGCGCGTCGCCGATGCGGTGCCCCTTGAGCCCGCACTGATCGACCAATCGTCCTGCGCCAACGCCCTCGATCTTCTTGAAGATCGACCCCGCGCTCGGATGAATCTCCAGCCAGGGGTGCCGGGCACCACGCCAGCTGAGGTTTTC from Gemmatimonadota bacterium includes these protein-coding regions:
- a CDS encoding response regulator transcription factor, whose translation is MSTTSVLIVDDEALGRDCIRFALDPAPGYQVVGESTCGEDAIRDIRRLEPDIVVLDIQMPGLSGLDVIREIGPAQMPPTVFVTAHDQFALQAFEVEAVDYVLKPFDDARLLRALERARTSAAGHGGRLEALLAALGNATAGTSAARYTRRILVRAGERYQFVPVQEIDWIEAAGNSLRLHGPGRMHEIRMTLQSLMASLDPSAFVRIHRSTAVRLAAIKEIQPWFSGDYLVILHDGKQLRLSRSFREQVLKVFH